The nucleotide window CCGTTTTTAGAACTTCTATCAGTGCCGGGCTGTCAATGAGCGCGCCACGACTGGTGTTGATCAAAATGGCTCCTTTTTTCATCGCAGAGAGAGCCTCCGCATTGATTAGATGATGTGTTTCCGGTGTGAGCGGGACGTAGAGGCAAAGGATGTCGGATGTGCTGTAGAGTGTTTGGAGCGGCAAATACTCGACGCCGAGCTCGAAGACGAGTTCTTGGTCAGGCTTAACGTCGTGCGCGATGATGTGGCAGCCAAAGCCGCGGAAAATGCGGGCTGCGACCTTGCCAATGCGTCCTGTTCCGATGATGCCAACGGTTTTGCCGTGCAGATCAAAGCCCACGAGGCCATCGAGCGAAAAATTCCAATCGCGCACACGATTGTAGGCACGGAAAATTTTTCGGTTGAGTGCCAGCAGCAAGGCCACTGAGTGCTCGGCTACTGCAAAAGGTGAATATTCAGGTACGCGAACAATTTTAATGCCCAGCTCGGCGGCTGCTTTTAGATCAACGTGATTGTAGCCGGCAGAGCGAAGCGCTACGAGCTTTACGCTGCACTCTTTGAGTATCTGAAGAGTCTCTTTATCCACGGTGTCGTTAACAAAGGAGCAGACGGCTGTGTGCCCCTTGGCAAGCATGGCGGTGTTGTGAGTCAGCCTTGGTTCCAGGAAGGTGATATCGTGCTGGATTGTTTGGTTTTGTGCTTCAAACGATTTGCGATCATAATGGTGAGCATCAAAAAACGCGATTTTCATAACCCTCGTTTGGCTTAGCGTTAAAAATAATTAGCGAAGTAAGTGATGATAAGGTC belongs to Myxococcales bacterium and includes:
- a CDS encoding 2-hydroxyacid dehydrogenase: MKIAFFDAHHYDRKSFEAQNQTIQHDITFLEPRLTHNTAMLAKGHTAVCSFVNDTVDKETLQILKECSVKLVALRSAGYNHVDLKAAAELGIKIVRVPEYSPFAVAEHSVALLLALNRKIFRAYNRVRDWNFSLDGLVGFDLHGKTVGIIGTGRIGKVAARIFRGFGCHIIAHDVKPDQELVFELGVEYLPLQTLYSTSDILCLYVPLTPETHHLINAEALSAMKKGAILINTSRGALIDSPALIEVLKTGQLGAAGLDVYEEEEGVFFQDLSNRVLQDDVLARLLTFPNVIVTSHQAFLTQEALQNIAQTTLQNISDFENAKPLLNEVHIDQVQPAPRLNR